One genomic segment of Rhodothermales bacterium includes these proteins:
- a CDS encoding T9SS type A sorting domain-containing protein, whose product TGKALNGATITIGGETYTTDTHASLFRFYSGDPNLLRNGFYYLEDVAPGTQTVAVAAPGFEADEFLVEPVDSFFTFFDVQLVSNVPPTVVSSTPGEGTGAFRIVDPIVINFSRGMNRASVESAFSLEPAVGGRFLWSNNDFTLTVRPDSLLPLTAMTLTLAGSATGAFGDPFDGNGDGVGGDDFVISFTTGPADTQAPGIADTYPAIRQAGVELDPIVTVVINEEVDPTSISPDQIRVITGSGDAVAGLQAHHAVGERSVLSFFPAQALQPLTSYIVTIAPGLKDLVGNQRTTQQQFNFSTGATNVERDIIDDFESDLMTNWWVPGQSGSTTGIVPGSTSRSAETRIVHLGVGSATALRVDFEWEEGAGSTLLREYLVGGAPKAVVFDSTYALETYVFGDGSGTLLRFAVDDRVPVVAAGNHEVSPWYTIDWYGWRLISWRPARDGTGVWIGDGVLDGNLIFDSIQLSRSAGASATGSIVIDDLSITRPAVVTGVEQEGDVPNSFELMQNYPNPFRGSTTIRLNLPESGALSVAVFSLLGEEIARLTDDRQYAAGPVEFEWDATGVPSGVYFTRARFGRRIRTVQMVVIR is encoded by the coding sequence ACGGGAAAAGCGCTGAACGGTGCGACGATCACGATCGGTGGAGAGACATACACGACCGACACCCATGCGTCGCTGTTTCGCTTTTACAGCGGCGATCCCAATCTGCTTCGAAACGGATTCTACTATCTCGAAGACGTGGCGCCCGGCACGCAGACCGTAGCAGTCGCTGCGCCCGGCTTCGAGGCAGACGAGTTTCTCGTCGAACCGGTCGACTCGTTCTTCACGTTCTTCGATGTTCAACTGGTATCGAACGTTCCTCCGACCGTCGTCTCGTCGACACCCGGGGAGGGGACAGGGGCCTTCAGAATTGTCGATCCGATCGTCATCAATTTCAGTCGCGGAATGAATCGCGCTTCGGTCGAGAGTGCGTTCTCGCTTGAGCCGGCAGTCGGTGGACGTTTCCTGTGGTCAAACAATGACTTTACGCTGACCGTCAGGCCGGATTCACTCTTGCCGCTCACAGCGATGACCCTGACGCTGGCCGGGTCGGCGACGGGCGCCTTCGGAGATCCATTTGACGGGAACGGGGACGGAGTAGGCGGAGACGATTTTGTGATCTCCTTTACGACCGGACCGGCCGATACGCAGGCCCCCGGTATCGCAGACACGTACCCTGCGATTCGGCAGGCGGGTGTCGAACTGGATCCGATTGTCACCGTGGTAATCAACGAGGAAGTTGACCCAACGAGCATTTCACCGGATCAGATCCGCGTGATCACCGGCTCCGGTGACGCCGTCGCCGGTTTGCAGGCGCACCATGCGGTCGGGGAGAGGAGCGTGTTGTCGTTCTTCCCCGCTCAGGCGCTGCAGCCGTTGACGTCCTACATCGTTACGATCGCGCCGGGGCTTAAGGATCTGGTCGGCAATCAGCGGACGACGCAGCAACAATTCAATTTTTCAACCGGCGCCACGAACGTCGAGCGTGACATCATCGACGATTTCGAATCGGATCTTATGACCAACTGGTGGGTGCCGGGACAAAGCGGATCTACCACCGGGATCGTCCCGGGTTCGACGTCCCGTTCTGCCGAGACCCGGATCGTACATCTCGGAGTCGGAAGTGCGACAGCGTTGCGAGTCGATTTCGAGTGGGAGGAGGGCGCGGGCAGCACGCTCCTCCGTGAGTATCTGGTGGGCGGTGCGCCAAAGGCAGTGGTGTTCGACTCGACATATGCACTTGAGACCTATGTTTTTGGGGATGGGAGCGGGACGCTCTTGCGGTTCGCGGTCGACGATCGCGTCCCGGTCGTCGCGGCCGGAAATCATGAAGTCAGTCCGTGGTATACGATCGACTGGTACGGGTGGCGTTTGATTTCTTGGCGGCCGGCGAGAGACGGCACGGGTGTGTGGATCGGTGACGGAGTGCTCGACGGCAATCTGATATTTGACAGCATTCAGCTTTCACGCTCCGCCGGAGCCAGCGCGACCGGCTCGATCGTCATAGACGATCTGTCGATTACGCGTCCTGCCGTAGTCACGGGCGTAGAACAGGAAGGCGACGTGCCGAACTCGTTCGAGTTGATGCAGAATTATCCGAATCCGTTCAGAGGATCGACGACGATTCGACTCAACCTCCCTGAGTCCGGCGCTCTTTCTGTCGCCGTCTTCAGTTTGCTCGGCGAGGAGATTGCCCGACTGACGGACGATAGGCAGTATGCCGCCGGACCGGTGGAGTTCGAGTGGGACGCAACCGGAGTGCCGAGCGGGGTGTACTTTACCCGAGCGCGGTTTGGAAGAAGGATTCGAACCGTACAGATGGTCGTCATTAGATAG
- a CDS encoding family 10 glycosylhydrolase, producing MFRSILLSAIVIAGMIEAPGVMSQPLPKHEFRGAWIATVVNLDWPTSRSLTTSQQQATLERQIDELHKAGVNAIFFQIRSESDAMYESPIEPWSYWLTGESGKAPSPLYDPLTFAIQEAHRRGMELHAWFNPFRANRNVSGGYAFDTTHVTIRHPEWLLYINNAIGIINPGIPEARQYVIDVIVDVVTRYDIDGVHFDDYFYPYPPNQIGSQDAETFATYGGAFTSIADWRRDNINTFVREVHEQISAVKLDMKYGISPFGIWRNGTPTGITGLDAYNVIYADAPTWMANEWIDYLVPQLYWAFGGSQDYGKLAPWWMSVSSGRHLYPGHGLYRSERSTFSGTLFSASEIPRQVRFNRTNDIPGSVFFRARNITDFQSKGFADSLKSDLYRYPALTPSFPWSEQLQPGVPFNIASTWVSDVEVEVSWDIPFPQEFEPEARRFAVYRVRSAGVPDPVAAMQDPANLLTVTGEASVVDAPGVAAEPYHYFVAAVNVNSVESGPSDFVTVDGRAVPIENVDLPESLFALSQNFPNPFNSTTEIRFNMVSGAPVRLAIVDLLGRELAVLVDDAWYAGGAYTVNWDGMDAFGREVASGTYFAELSSDGRRVVLPMVKVK from the coding sequence ATGTTTAGATCGATACTGCTTTCAGCCATAGTCATTGCCGGGATGATCGAAGCTCCCGGCGTCATGTCGCAGCCGTTGCCGAAGCACGAGTTTCGAGGGGCCTGGATCGCGACCGTCGTCAACCTTGATTGGCCCACTTCACGGTCTCTGACCACGTCGCAACAGCAGGCGACACTTGAGCGGCAGATCGACGAACTTCACAAGGCGGGCGTAAACGCGATCTTCTTTCAGATCCGGTCTGAATCGGACGCCATGTACGAGTCGCCCATCGAGCCATGGTCGTACTGGCTGACCGGGGAATCCGGGAAGGCGCCCAGCCCACTCTATGATCCGCTGACGTTTGCCATTCAGGAGGCGCACCGTCGCGGAATGGAATTGCACGCGTGGTTCAACCCGTTTCGGGCGAATCGGAATGTGAGTGGAGGGTACGCGTTCGACACGACGCACGTCACGATCCGGCATCCCGAGTGGCTGCTCTACATCAACAACGCCATCGGAATCATCAACCCGGGCATTCCGGAAGCGCGTCAGTACGTGATCGATGTCATCGTGGATGTCGTGACGCGGTACGATATCGACGGCGTGCACTTTGACGACTACTTCTATCCGTATCCGCCAAACCAGATCGGCTCACAGGATGCCGAAACGTTCGCTACGTACGGCGGAGCGTTTACGTCCATTGCCGACTGGCGTAGAGACAATATCAACACGTTCGTACGGGAGGTACACGAGCAGATCTCGGCGGTCAAGCTGGATATGAAGTACGGGATCAGTCCGTTCGGCATCTGGCGAAATGGAACCCCGACGGGCATAACGGGCCTCGACGCGTACAACGTGATCTACGCGGATGCGCCGACGTGGATGGCCAATGAGTGGATCGACTACCTGGTGCCACAACTCTACTGGGCGTTCGGGGGTTCACAGGACTACGGGAAGCTCGCTCCGTGGTGGATGTCCGTGAGTAGTGGCCGGCATCTTTACCCGGGTCATGGATTGTACCGAAGCGAGCGGTCCACGTTCTCAGGTACGCTGTTCAGTGCGTCCGAAATTCCGCGGCAGGTTCGGTTCAATCGGACCAACGATATTCCCGGCAGCGTCTTCTTTCGGGCACGAAACATCACGGACTTCCAGTCGAAAGGCTTCGCGGATTCTCTGAAGTCGGATTTGTATCGCTACCCTGCGCTGACGCCTTCGTTTCCGTGGTCGGAGCAACTGCAGCCTGGCGTGCCGTTCAACATCGCCAGCACGTGGGTGAGCGACGTCGAGGTTGAAGTGTCCTGGGATATCCCGTTCCCGCAGGAGTTTGAACCGGAGGCTCGTCGGTTTGCGGTGTACCGGGTGAGATCCGCCGGCGTGCCGGACCCCGTTGCGGCGATGCAGGATCCGGCGAACTTGCTGACGGTCACAGGTGAGGCGAGCGTCGTGGATGCGCCGGGTGTGGCGGCGGAGCCGTATCACTATTTCGTGGCTGCGGTCAATGTCAATTCCGTCGAGAGTGGCCCGAGCGATTTCGTTACCGTTGACGGTAGAGCTGTGCCAATCGAGAACGTTGACCTGCCAGAAAGCTTGTTCGCGCTGTCGCAGAACTTCCCGAATCCTTTCAATAGCACCACCGAGATTCGATTCAACATGGTGTCGGGGGCGCCGGTGCGCCTGGCTATTGTGGACCTGCTGGGGCGAGAGTTGGCCGTACTCGTGGATGATGCCTGGTATGCCGGAGGTGCGTATACAGTAAACTGGGACGGGATGGACGCGTTTGGTCGCGAAGTGGCCAGCGGCACGTACTTCGCGGAGCTGTCCTCGGACGGCAGGAGGGTTGTGCTGCCGATGGTGAAGGTCAAATGA
- a CDS encoding sigma-70 family RNA polymerase sigma factor, whose product MGDGGNVTRLLRRIREGDRNAVEDVFPLVYDELKRIARHHLGRERSGHTLNTTGLVHEAYIRLMDRESIAWQDRAHFRAVASRAMRRILIDYARRRGAAKRGGGMNRLTLEENHIEIDDQAELLLSLDQALERLAHRSQRLSTVVEYRFFGGLMEEEIAEVLQISPRTVRRDWVKARAWLFKEMYADG is encoded by the coding sequence ATGGGCGACGGCGGAAACGTGACCCGTCTCCTGCGGCGCATCCGTGAAGGGGACAGGAATGCAGTTGAGGATGTCTTTCCGCTCGTCTACGACGAGTTGAAGCGAATAGCGCGTCACCATCTGGGTCGTGAGCGCTCGGGGCACACGCTGAACACTACGGGCCTTGTCCACGAGGCATACATCCGGCTGATGGATCGGGAGAGTATCGCATGGCAAGACCGGGCTCACTTTCGGGCTGTTGCGTCCCGGGCCATGCGTCGCATTCTGATCGACTACGCACGCCGCCGCGGCGCAGCAAAGCGCGGGGGCGGGATGAATCGTCTTACGCTGGAGGAGAACCATATCGAGATAGACGATCAGGCAGAACTTCTGCTGTCCCTGGACCAGGCGCTCGAGCGACTCGCGCACCGGAGTCAGAGGCTTTCCACCGTCGTGGAGTACCGGTTCTTTGGCGGGCTGATGGAGGAAGAGATTGCAGAGGTGCTCCAGATTTCGCCACGGACCGTTCGCCGGGACTGGGTCAAGGCTCGGGCCTGGCTGTTTAAAGAGATGTACGCTGACGGCTAG